The following proteins come from a genomic window of Rhizobium sp. 007:
- a CDS encoding DUF4910 domain-containing protein: protein MYALIERLYPICRSITGPGVVETLEIIRQEIPVKIHRIASGTEIFDWTVPQEWSIRDAYVKDDKGNRVIDFKASNLHVVNYSRPIHATLPLKALRTHLHTDPAHPAWIPYRTSYYKEDWGFCLSQNALEAMSEGSYEVLIDSTLSDGELLWGECFIPGTTTDEIVISTHICHPSLANDNLSGIAVCVELAKLLMAAQRRYSVRMLFIPGTIGSIAWLSMNRERLSRIRHGLVAVNLGDPGMLHYKKSRHETAEIDRVVEHVLKAAGQAHSIMAFSPYGYDERQFSSPGINLPFGCLSRTPYGRFAEYHTSGDNLDFVKPEALAHSLKTYACVLDTLDRNRAFLNLSPMCEPQLGKRGLYDAVGGKSDTKTRQLALLWVLNYSDGKHDLLDIAVKSGLEFDLIADAADLLLGHDLLAPAQRD, encoded by the coding sequence ATGTATGCCCTCATTGAACGACTTTATCCGATCTGTCGCAGCATCACCGGTCCCGGCGTCGTGGAGACACTGGAGATTATCAGGCAGGAAATTCCGGTTAAGATTCATCGCATAGCAAGCGGCACAGAGATCTTCGACTGGACGGTCCCGCAGGAATGGAGCATCCGCGATGCCTATGTGAAGGACGATAAGGGCAATCGCGTCATCGACTTCAAGGCAAGTAATCTGCACGTCGTCAACTATTCACGACCGATCCACGCGACATTGCCGCTTAAGGCGCTGAGGACCCATCTACACACCGACCCCGCCCATCCCGCTTGGATACCCTACCGGACGAGCTACTACAAGGAGGACTGGGGCTTCTGCCTCTCCCAGAACGCCCTTGAGGCGATGAGCGAAGGATCCTACGAGGTCCTGATAGACTCAACACTTTCAGACGGCGAACTCCTGTGGGGCGAGTGTTTCATCCCCGGCACCACAACCGACGAGATCGTTATCTCGACGCATATCTGCCATCCGTCACTTGCCAACGACAACCTGTCCGGCATCGCCGTCTGTGTCGAGCTTGCTAAGCTTTTGATGGCAGCACAGCGGCGCTATTCCGTGCGGATGCTCTTCATTCCGGGCACCATCGGTTCGATTGCCTGGCTTTCGATGAACCGCGAGCGGCTGTCGCGCATCAGACATGGTCTCGTCGCCGTCAACCTGGGCGACCCTGGCATGCTGCATTATAAGAAAAGTCGTCACGAAACGGCCGAGATCGATCGGGTGGTGGAGCATGTGCTGAAGGCAGCGGGGCAAGCCCATTCGATTATGGCGTTTTCTCCCTATGGCTATGACGAAAGGCAGTTCAGCTCGCCTGGCATCAACCTTCCCTTCGGCTGTCTGTCGCGTACACCCTACGGGCGGTTTGCTGAGTACCATACGTCGGGCGACAACCTTGATTTCGTGAAGCCGGAAGCGCTTGCCCACTCGCTCAAAACCTACGCCTGCGTGCTTGACACACTGGACCGCAATCGAGCTTTCCTGAACCTTTCGCCGATGTGCGAGCCGCAACTTGGAAAACGGGGGCTCTACGATGCCGTCGGCGGCAAATCCGACACGAAGACGCGTCAGTTGGCCCTGCTCTGGGTTCTAAACTACTCGGACGGCAAACATGATCTCCTCGATATCGCCGTAAAATCGGGTCTTGAATTTGATTTGATTGCCGATGCCGCCGATCTTCTGCTTGGCCATGATCTACTTGCACCGGCGCAGAGGGACTAG
- a CDS encoding acyltransferase family protein, with product MKYRPEIDGLRTIAVLPVLFFHAGVTGFSGGFVGVDIFFVISGFLITRILDDDLKNDRFSILTFYERRFRRIIPALVFYILLTAIAAYMLFLPPFFEDFARSLVAVGTFTSNIYFWKFSGYFENSALLRPLLHTWSLAVEEQFYIFMPIAMWLLYKVNFRVRLAAFALALTLSLALSIYAIDVAPTANFFLLPTRSWELLIGSLLALWGGQSTLSYRTNSAVAIGAAILILYSVFAYTDATPFPGLAAVLPCAGAALIIYTGGPTRSVVGKILASAPFVFIGKISYSLYLAHWPITVFVRYVTLEEPNGLHAMGIIAASLLLAICSWRFVETPFRLQTVSWPRRALIGSALASMSIVSLFGYAGIAAHGFPQRFPGYATKVEARMLDVSAVVASADTTVQAGQTWRNGICFFEDDDGFKNWRPEDCALTTNMGDVALLWGDSYAAHYAPGIVANAASIHGRVYEYTFAGCPPVLAYYSYARPNCQAFNQKALEIIRSLDVKTVVLSGRWVDLQRRGLDMLDDTVRQLQAQGVRVIVIGQSPMFVTNVDVIAFKKAAAGQKAASWSTVIDHDFNQRLRTAAGGADFVDPIAMDCAAGECPYIDDGRMLYFDSGHLSNFGSARVVERYFPLVSRVN from the coding sequence ATGAAATATCGGCCGGAGATTGACGGATTACGGACGATAGCAGTATTGCCAGTGCTGTTTTTCCACGCCGGCGTCACTGGATTTTCTGGCGGCTTCGTCGGCGTCGACATCTTTTTCGTTATTTCTGGCTTCCTCATAACAAGAATTCTGGACGATGATCTCAAGAATGATCGCTTTTCCATACTGACATTCTACGAGCGGCGTTTTCGCAGGATCATTCCAGCACTGGTTTTCTATATTTTACTGACGGCGATCGCCGCCTACATGCTTTTTCTGCCACCATTCTTCGAAGACTTCGCCCGAAGCCTGGTGGCCGTCGGGACATTCACCTCAAATATCTATTTCTGGAAGTTCTCAGGTTATTTCGAAAACAGTGCGCTTTTACGCCCTTTGCTGCATACCTGGTCGCTTGCGGTCGAAGAGCAGTTCTACATCTTCATGCCGATCGCCATGTGGCTGCTCTACAAAGTGAACTTCCGCGTGCGGTTGGCGGCATTCGCACTCGCCTTAACACTGTCCCTGGCACTTAGCATCTATGCGATCGACGTCGCTCCGACAGCGAACTTCTTCCTCTTGCCGACACGAAGCTGGGAGCTCTTGATTGGAAGCTTGCTGGCGCTTTGGGGAGGACAAAGCACGCTGTCCTACCGGACAAACAGCGCCGTTGCGATCGGTGCTGCGATCTTGATCCTCTATTCGGTATTTGCCTATACTGATGCGACACCATTTCCGGGGCTCGCCGCCGTTTTGCCATGCGCGGGCGCAGCTCTCATCATCTATACAGGCGGCCCGACCCGTTCCGTGGTCGGCAAAATCCTTGCGAGCGCGCCCTTCGTATTCATCGGCAAGATTTCCTATTCGCTCTATCTGGCGCACTGGCCAATTACCGTCTTCGTCCGATACGTGACCCTTGAGGAGCCCAACGGACTCCATGCCATGGGCATTATCGCCGCCAGCCTTCTGCTTGCCATTTGCTCCTGGCGCTTTGTCGAAACGCCGTTCCGTCTGCAGACCGTAAGTTGGCCTCGGCGCGCCCTCATCGGCTCGGCGCTTGCCAGCATGTCGATCGTCTCGCTGTTTGGTTACGCGGGCATCGCCGCTCATGGCTTCCCCCAGCGTTTTCCCGGCTATGCAACCAAGGTCGAAGCGCGCATGCTTGACGTTTCTGCAGTTGTAGCGAGCGCGGATACGACAGTGCAGGCCGGCCAGACGTGGCGGAACGGCATCTGCTTTTTCGAAGACGACGACGGCTTTAAAAATTGGCGCCCTGAAGATTGCGCTTTGACGACAAACATGGGTGATGTTGCGCTTCTGTGGGGGGATTCCTATGCCGCCCACTACGCCCCCGGGATCGTCGCGAATGCTGCGTCCATTCATGGCCGCGTTTATGAGTATACATTTGCCGGATGCCCTCCGGTCCTTGCCTACTACTCCTATGCAAGACCGAACTGCCAGGCATTCAATCAGAAGGCACTAGAGATCATCCGGTCGCTTGACGTTAAGACGGTCGTGCTCTCGGGCCGATGGGTTGATTTGCAACGCCGGGGCCTGGATATGCTCGACGACACTGTCAGGCAGCTTCAGGCGCAGGGTGTCCGGGTAATAGTGATCGGGCAATCGCCAATGTTTGTAACCAATGTCGATGTCATTGCTTTTAAGAAGGCAGCCGCTGGCCAAAAAGCGGCCTCTTGGTCAACCGTGATCGATCACGATTTTAACCAGCGGCTGCGGACTGCTGCGGGCGGCGCCGATTTCGTTGATCCGATTGCGATGGATTGCGCAGCCGGCGAGTGCCCTTACATTGACGATGGCAGGATGCTCTATTTCGATTCCGGTCACCTGTCGAATTTTGGCAGCGCTCGCGTTGTCGAACGCTATTTCCCGCTCGTATCCCGCGTCAATTGA
- the rfbC gene encoding dTDP-4-dehydrorhamnose 3,5-epimerase translates to MKFHGTPLDGAYVIEPEPRGDERGWFQRVFCEREMADAGVEGRFVQVNNSFNAEAGTLRGLHYQLPPSPEVKIVRCLSGALWDCIVDLRPDSATYLGWHAVELTGENRLAFYVPRGFAHGFVTLRPNTETLYLASEFYDPKSERGVRWNDPKFGIAWPVEGVVISEKDAKWPDFDEDFHGVESLRGI, encoded by the coding sequence ATGAAGTTTCACGGAACGCCTTTGGATGGTGCATACGTTATCGAGCCGGAACCGCGCGGGGACGAACGAGGATGGTTTCAGCGCGTCTTCTGCGAGCGAGAAATGGCCGACGCCGGAGTGGAAGGCCGCTTCGTACAAGTCAATAACTCGTTCAATGCCGAAGCGGGCACCCTGCGTGGGCTGCACTATCAACTCCCGCCGTCGCCAGAAGTTAAGATCGTCCGGTGCCTCTCCGGAGCACTGTGGGACTGTATCGTCGATCTGCGGCCCGATTCCGCGACGTACCTCGGTTGGCACGCGGTTGAGTTAACGGGTGAGAACCGGCTGGCATTTTATGTGCCCCGCGGCTTTGCCCACGGGTTTGTGACACTAAGGCCCAACACCGAGACATTGTATCTTGCCAGCGAGTTCTATGATCCAAAGTCGGAGCGCGGTGTGCGTTGGAATGATCCGAAGTTCGGCATCGCCTGGCCGGTTGAAGGGGTCGTAATTTCGGAGAAAGACGCGAAATGGCCAGACTTCGATGAGGATTTTCATGGCGTGGAAAGCCTACGCGGCATCTAG
- a CDS encoding metallophosphoesterase family protein: MFHFPMRWRRNMNPQSIGRQRLLWSDNDFDAIYAISDIHGCADELAEAQRRIVDDSRAYLGPKLLVFLGDYVDRGPASSKVLDMLAAEPPVGFVQVALSGNHDDEFARMFRKPSIIADWLDFAGTETLASYGIDVAHIIKTKGVRGLQGLVAELVPEEHIAMIEMMPVSLQIGKLLFVHAGIKPGVDMSKQTDMDLMWIREPFLSEGPRRPLFVIHGHTPVLQPTFGPQRVAIDTAATATGHLTVLKIAEASFNFI; encoded by the coding sequence ATGTTTCACTTCCCGATGCGTTGGCGCCGCAATATGAACCCGCAGTCGATCGGCAGGCAAAGGCTCTTGTGGTCCGATAACGACTTCGATGCGATCTATGCTATCAGCGATATACACGGTTGCGCCGATGAACTGGCAGAAGCACAACGACGCATAGTCGATGACTCTAGGGCCTATCTTGGCCCCAAGCTCCTCGTTTTTCTCGGCGACTATGTTGATCGCGGTCCCGCCAGCAGCAAGGTTCTCGACATGCTTGCAGCAGAGCCGCCTGTTGGCTTCGTGCAGGTAGCGCTTTCAGGCAATCACGACGACGAATTTGCCCGCATGTTCCGCAAACCTTCCATCATTGCTGATTGGCTCGACTTCGCCGGGACCGAGACGCTTGCTTCCTACGGTATCGACGTTGCGCATATCATCAAGACGAAAGGGGTTCGCGGTCTTCAAGGTCTCGTCGCGGAACTCGTCCCAGAAGAGCACATCGCCATGATCGAAATGATGCCGGTCTCGCTTCAGATCGGCAAATTACTCTTCGTGCACGCCGGCATAAAGCCTGGCGTCGACATGTCAAAACAAACGGATATGGACCTCATGTGGATCCGCGAGCCATTCTTAAGCGAAGGCCCGCGTCGGCCGCTCTTCGTGATCCACGGGCATACACCTGTCCTGCAGCCGACCTTCGGACCGCAGCGGGTTGCCATCGACACGGCGGCAACGGCCACTGGCCACCTGACAGTGCTGAAGATCGCCGAGGCAAGCTTTAATTTCATCTGA
- a CDS encoding SAF domain-containing protein — translation MVIDTLLKKREQDGRPIRVGMYGAGFMAKGIVNQIANSVPGMILCVICNRNVEKAMLAYRAAGLEASYACDSSKLSDLIAEGTPAVTDNPALLYESGDLDCLIDATGAIEYGANITLGAIAHGRDMVTMNAELDGTVGPLLKKKADAAGVIFTACDGDQPGVQMNLWRFVKSIGLTPLVCGNIKGLQDPYRTPTTQAEFAAKWGQDPHMVTSFADGTKISFEQAIVANGTGMSILKRGMTGVEHRGHVDELVNAYDIEALKAVGGAVDYVVGATPGPGVFILAYHDDPKQQHYLNLYKLGTGPLYSFYTPYHLCHFEVPLSVARVVLLRDPVLQPLEGPRVEVVATAKRDLNAGETIDGLGGYMSYGQCERVDVAGAQNLLPMGVAEGCVLKQAVAKDQVLTYADVVLPAGRTIDLLRREQTAMFAA, via the coding sequence ATGGTGATTGACACGCTCCTGAAGAAACGGGAACAGGATGGCCGTCCCATTAGGGTCGGGATGTATGGCGCGGGCTTTATGGCGAAGGGCATCGTCAACCAGATCGCCAACTCCGTGCCGGGAATGATCCTTTGCGTGATCTGCAACCGAAACGTGGAGAAGGCTATGTTAGCCTACCGCGCTGCTGGCCTTGAGGCATCCTACGCCTGCGACAGCAGCAAGCTCTCCGACTTGATTGCCGAAGGCACGCCGGCTGTCACTGACAATCCAGCATTGCTGTATGAGTCGGGTGATCTGGATTGCTTGATTGATGCGACGGGTGCGATCGAATATGGCGCCAACATCACCTTAGGGGCAATCGCGCACGGTCGCGACATGGTGACCATGAATGCCGAACTGGACGGTACGGTTGGTCCGCTTCTCAAGAAAAAAGCCGATGCGGCAGGGGTTATCTTCACGGCCTGCGATGGAGACCAGCCCGGAGTACAGATGAACTTGTGGCGCTTCGTCAAATCCATCGGCCTTACGCCGCTGGTGTGCGGCAATATCAAAGGCCTACAGGATCCCTATCGAACACCGACAACGCAGGCCGAATTCGCGGCAAAATGGGGGCAGGACCCGCATATGGTCACCAGCTTCGCTGATGGCACGAAGATTAGCTTTGAGCAAGCTATTGTCGCTAACGGCACTGGCATGTCCATTTTGAAGCGCGGCATGACAGGTGTCGAGCATCGTGGCCATGTCGATGAACTCGTCAACGCGTATGACATTGAGGCGCTGAAAGCCGTGGGTGGAGCCGTCGACTATGTTGTGGGAGCAACACCAGGTCCGGGTGTCTTTATTCTCGCCTACCACGACGATCCGAAGCAGCAGCATTACCTGAACCTTTACAAGCTCGGAACCGGCCCGCTTTATAGCTTTTACACACCTTACCATCTTTGCCATTTCGAAGTACCCCTCTCAGTGGCTAGGGTTGTACTTTTACGCGATCCCGTGCTTCAACCACTGGAGGGCCCAAGGGTCGAGGTTGTGGCGACTGCAAAGCGCGACCTTAATGCTGGCGAAACAATCGACGGTTTGGGCGGCTACATGAGCTATGGCCAATGCGAGCGCGTCGATGTCGCCGGCGCTCAGAATTTGCTGCCCATGGGGGTTGCAGAGGGATGCGTCTTGAAACAGGCCGTGGCGAAGGATCAAGTCCTTACCTATGCCGATGTGGTGCTGCCGGCAGGCCGCACCATCGATCTGCTGCGCCGCGAACAGACGGCGATGTTTGCTGCGTAG
- a CDS encoding glutamate-1-semialdehyde 2,1-aminomutase, with product MTSLISNFENSKELRQRARRLIPGGAHTYAKGDDQYPVLSPGFIARGHGAYVFDVDGNKYIEFGMGNRAVSLGHAYPKVLRAVERELKNGANFTRPAVIELDCASIFLETIQGAEMVKFCKDGSHATSGAIRLARAVTGRDLVARCADHPFFSTDDWFIGTTPMNAGIPKAVRDMTLSFCYNEIDSAKALFEQHPGKIAAVILEPSKGEAPKDNFLHRLRDLCHANGALFILDEMITGFRWHLNGAQALYDIQPDLSCFGKAMGNGFAISALAGKRQFMELGGIDQREKPRVFLLSTTHGAETHAMAAAIATMKIYREEPVIQHLFEKGEALRKGISQIAASHGISNHFSVFGLASNLVYATIDEDGRPSQAFRTLFLQELIKRGVLAPSFVVSYTHGDPEIAKTLDAVDGALCVYRKALENGVSNYLVGRPSDVVFRATNRMTTQPDAVPALVPELNRRVKRRETSLATAGR from the coding sequence GTGACCAGCCTCATTAGCAACTTTGAGAACTCGAAAGAGTTGCGCCAGCGAGCCAGAAGGTTGATTCCGGGAGGAGCGCATACTTATGCAAAGGGCGACGATCAGTATCCGGTCTTATCGCCGGGCTTCATCGCCCGGGGGCACGGCGCCTATGTCTTTGATGTAGACGGCAACAAATATATCGAGTTTGGCATGGGAAACCGTGCAGTCTCCCTTGGCCATGCCTATCCGAAGGTCTTGCGCGCTGTCGAGCGTGAATTGAAAAATGGTGCGAACTTCACCCGGCCGGCAGTCATCGAGTTAGATTGCGCATCGATCTTTCTTGAGACGATCCAAGGCGCCGAAATGGTCAAATTCTGCAAGGATGGCTCACATGCAACCTCTGGCGCCATCCGTTTGGCAAGAGCCGTCACCGGTCGTGACCTTGTTGCCCGATGCGCCGATCACCCGTTCTTTTCGACCGACGATTGGTTCATCGGCACAACGCCCATGAATGCCGGCATCCCGAAAGCCGTACGGGATATGACGCTATCGTTTTGCTATAATGAGATTGACAGTGCCAAAGCACTGTTTGAGCAACATCCCGGTAAGATCGCGGCTGTCATCCTTGAGCCATCGAAAGGCGAAGCACCGAAGGATAACTTCCTGCATCGTCTTCGTGATCTTTGTCATGCCAATGGAGCACTTTTCATCCTTGACGAGATGATAACCGGTTTCCGGTGGCACCTGAACGGAGCGCAGGCTCTTTACGATATCCAGCCAGATCTATCCTGTTTCGGCAAAGCGATGGGCAATGGCTTTGCCATCTCCGCGCTTGCGGGAAAACGCCAATTCATGGAGCTTGGCGGTATCGATCAGCGCGAGAAGCCACGCGTTTTCCTGTTGTCGACCACCCATGGCGCTGAAACGCACGCTATGGCGGCGGCAATTGCAACGATGAAGATTTATCGTGAAGAGCCGGTGATCCAGCATCTTTTTGAAAAAGGCGAGGCGCTTCGAAAAGGTATTTCGCAGATCGCCGCTAGCCACGGGATTAGCAATCATTTCAGCGTCTTCGGGCTGGCAAGTAACCTCGTTTACGCAACGATTGATGAGGACGGCCGTCCCTCCCAAGCGTTCCGCACGCTGTTCCTGCAGGAATTGATCAAGCGCGGCGTTCTCGCTCCCTCCTTCGTTGTCAGTTACACGCACGGCGACCCCGAGATTGCAAAGACGCTCGATGCTGTTGACGGTGCGCTTTGCGTTTATCGCAAGGCCCTTGAAAACGGTGTGTCCAATTATCTGGTCGGCCGACCATCGGACGTGGTGTTCCGCGCCACGAACCGCATGACAACCCAGCCTGACGCTGTGCCCGCTCTGGTGCCTGAATTAAATCGTCGCGTCAAACGGCGCGAGACGAGCCTTGCCACTGCCGGCCGATAG
- a CDS encoding DUF982 domain-containing protein, which produces MKQNNLAVRPIGLTMHCIAEYRVVNSVSRAAETLLQRWSIDDGEDFSEVVMVCLEGLHNRVPLEDVRAAFIKAAHEAIDADLSLGAVVRKDRDPRQDSITGAAKKSPSRQKTLFALAAFKWSNTDIYPATQRLNSIYP; this is translated from the coding sequence ATGAAACAAAACAATTTGGCCGTTCGGCCCATCGGTCTGACGATGCATTGCATCGCAGAGTACCGAGTTGTTAATTCTGTCAGCCGCGCCGCCGAAACGCTTCTACAGCGATGGTCGATCGATGACGGTGAGGACTTTTCTGAGGTAGTCATGGTGTGCCTGGAGGGCTTGCATAACCGCGTGCCTCTCGAAGATGTTCGCGCAGCATTCATCAAAGCCGCTCATGAAGCGATCGACGCTGACCTATCGCTTGGCGCGGTAGTAAGAAAGGATCGTGACCCGCGCCAGGATTCAATCACCGGAGCTGCAAAAAAGTCACCATCAAGACAAAAGACACTATTCGCCTTAGCGGCATTCAAGTGGTCAAACACCGATATTTATCCTGCAACCCAACGACTGAATAGCATTTACCCGTGA
- a CDS encoding acyltransferase: MKTLVCILRFLAHVRRTVQQIYTVQYLRGIAAIAVLVFHVSERHNLGFSVGAAGVDLFFVISGFIMWITTDGTAMTPGHFVQKRVKRVVPLYWVVTFATFAALLVKPAFFFNHDGSLQNLLGSLFFLPHLQDGLHPVVVQGWTLTYEMVFYLVFSLTLFFREHTTRLTLAIGSLCIMCLSSLLLDWPYLRALTSPVILEFAAGLLIGRAFVRGPDCPTWLCIGLAAVALICLAAATAFDADLPRAIRWGVPSALLVLAAVMWERRRNVQPSSMLLFLGNASYSIYLWHVLFGVAIVALLLRSGIPHWAFPPIEVAAALGLSLIAYVYVEKPLGRVINRRFQSRRRDPLATSNA; this comes from the coding sequence ATGAAGACTCTGGTTTGCATTCTGCGTTTTCTTGCACATGTGAGGCGTACCGTGCAGCAGATCTATACTGTTCAATATCTGCGAGGGATCGCAGCAATCGCAGTTCTCGTTTTCCATGTCAGCGAACGACATAATCTCGGCTTTTCAGTCGGAGCGGCGGGCGTCGACCTGTTCTTCGTTATCAGCGGCTTCATCATGTGGATCACGACTGACGGAACAGCCATGACACCGGGACATTTTGTTCAAAAACGCGTCAAAAGAGTTGTGCCACTTTACTGGGTTGTGACGTTTGCGACATTTGCTGCCTTGCTCGTCAAGCCGGCCTTTTTCTTCAATCACGATGGATCGTTGCAAAACCTCCTTGGCTCCTTGTTTTTTCTTCCACACCTGCAGGACGGCCTTCATCCGGTCGTCGTCCAAGGGTGGACACTCACCTACGAAATGGTCTTCTATCTCGTCTTCTCCCTCACGCTATTCTTCAGGGAACACACTACCAGACTGACCTTGGCAATCGGCTCGCTCTGCATCATGTGCCTTTCGTCACTCCTGTTGGATTGGCCTTACCTGCGGGCTTTGACAAGCCCCGTCATCTTGGAATTCGCCGCCGGTCTCTTGATTGGCCGTGCATTCGTCCGTGGACCAGATTGTCCGACCTGGCTGTGTATAGGACTTGCTGCCGTCGCTCTGATCTGCTTGGCAGCGGCCACGGCCTTTGATGCAGACCTGCCGCGCGCCATAAGATGGGGTGTTCCCTCGGCGCTTCTCGTCCTTGCCGCCGTGATGTGGGAGCGGCGAAGGAATGTCCAGCCATCCAGCATGCTGCTCTTCCTTGGCAACGCATCGTACTCGATCTATCTTTGGCATGTGTTATTCGGCGTGGCGATCGTCGCGCTTCTTCTGCGAAGCGGGATCCCGCATTGGGCTTTCCCTCCGATCGAAGTCGCGGCTGCGCTCGGCCTGTCGCTGATTGCCTATGTTTACGTCGAAAAACCGTTGGGCAGGGTGATCAATCGGCGATTTCAGTCCAGACGTCGCGATCCCCTGGCGACATCAAACGCCTGA
- a CDS encoding class I SAM-dependent methyltransferase, translated as MSSFNCRFCNTTLTQTVVDLGASPLANSYIAIDKTQDAEPFFSLHAFVCDECFLVQVPPMAPREDIFDSEYAYFSSYSASVLKHAREYVDHMVERFQFDSGHQVIEIASNDGYLLKNFKERGVPVLGIEPCANVAAVAVEAGIPSRVQFFGVETARQLVGDGLTADLLIGNNVLAHVPNINDFVAGIKIVLSATGIVTIEFPHLMKMLELNYYDTIYHEHYSYLSLYSVEKIFAHHGLTIFDVDEIRPQGGSLRIYARHAEDQSQPVSVRVGELRAREIEGGVNSVQRYSKFSEQVHRTKRDLLRFLIDAKESKKTVVAYGAPAKGNTLLNFCGVGTDLIEYTVDVSPHKQNHLLPGTRIPIHAPQKIAETKPDYVLILPWNIKDEIISQMSEVKGLGSQFVVPLPNVEVVA; from the coding sequence ATGTCTTCATTCAACTGCCGGTTCTGCAATACCACACTCACTCAGACGGTCGTCGACCTTGGCGCGTCACCGCTTGCAAACTCCTACATCGCCATCGACAAAACCCAGGATGCCGAACCGTTCTTTTCACTACATGCTTTCGTTTGCGACGAGTGCTTCTTGGTCCAGGTCCCTCCCATGGCGCCGCGGGAAGACATTTTCGACAGCGAATATGCCTATTTCTCCTCCTATTCGGCCTCGGTACTGAAACATGCCCGCGAATATGTTGACCATATGGTCGAGCGGTTTCAATTCGACTCTGGCCACCAGGTGATCGAAATTGCCAGCAACGACGGCTACCTTTTAAAGAACTTCAAGGAACGCGGCGTTCCGGTGCTCGGCATAGAGCCATGTGCCAATGTCGCGGCTGTCGCGGTAGAGGCCGGCATCCCGAGCAGGGTGCAGTTTTTCGGTGTCGAGACGGCACGGCAGTTGGTTGGCGATGGCCTCACAGCTGACCTATTGATTGGCAATAACGTGCTGGCGCATGTCCCCAACATCAACGATTTCGTTGCCGGCATCAAAATCGTGTTGTCGGCAACCGGCATCGTAACGATCGAATTTCCGCATCTCATGAAGATGCTGGAGCTCAATTACTACGATACGATCTATCATGAGCACTATTCGTACCTGTCGCTCTATAGTGTCGAGAAAATCTTTGCCCATCACGGCTTGACGATCTTCGATGTCGATGAGATCCGTCCACAAGGAGGATCGTTGCGCATTTATGCTCGCCACGCCGAAGATCAAAGCCAGCCAGTCTCGGTGCGTGTCGGCGAACTGCGCGCGCGCGAGATTGAAGGCGGCGTCAACTCTGTTCAACGCTACAGCAAATTTTCTGAACAGGTTCACCGCACCAAGCGCGATCTGCTGCGCTTTCTGATCGATGCAAAAGAGAGCAAAAAGACCGTTGTCGCCTATGGCGCTCCGGCAAAGGGCAACACGCTTTTGAATTTCTGCGGCGTTGGTACGGATCTCATCGAATATACTGTCGATGTCAGCCCTCATAAGCAGAACCACTTGCTTCCGGGGACCCGCATCCCGATCCACGCACCGCAAAAGATTGCGGAGACCAAGCCCGATTACGTCCTGATCCTTCCCTGGAACATCAAGGATGAGATCATCAGCCAAATGTCGGAGGTCAAAGGCTTGGGCAGCCAGTTTGTGGTTCCGCTTCCCAATGTCGAGGTCGTTGCTTGA
- a CDS encoding SDR family oxidoreductase, translated as MPNYPAPPFDTPKQPMPGSTNAMSPLPDHGEHTYRGSGRLKDKKAIITGGDSGIGRAVAIAYAREGADVLIAYLDEDDDANETKSWVEKAGRKAILLRGDIQNPEHCRHIIDTARAELGGIDILVNNAAHQASFSDIGDISDQEWELTFKVNIHAMFYLSKAAVAHMKPGSAIINTASINADSPSPHLLAYATTKGAIQNFTAGLAQMLADKGIRANAVAPGPIWTPLIPSTLPEDAVRNFGKQVPMHRPGQPAELATTYVMLADPLSSYVSGATIAITGGKPII; from the coding sequence ATGCCAAACTATCCAGCCCCGCCCTTCGACACCCCCAAGCAGCCAATGCCCGGTTCGACGAACGCCATGTCGCCGTTGCCTGATCATGGCGAACATACTTACCGTGGCTCCGGTCGCCTCAAGGATAAGAAGGCGATCATCACCGGCGGCGACAGCGGTATCGGCCGCGCTGTCGCCATCGCTTACGCCCGAGAGGGTGCCGATGTTCTCATCGCCTATCTGGACGAGGATGATGACGCCAATGAAACGAAAAGTTGGGTCGAAAAGGCCGGTCGCAAGGCCATCCTCTTGCGAGGCGACATCCAAAATCCCGAGCATTGCCGCCACATCATCGACACGGCAAGGGCAGAACTCGGCGGCATCGATATTCTCGTCAACAACGCCGCTCATCAGGCAAGCTTTAGCGACATTGGAGACATAAGCGACCAGGAATGGGAGCTGACATTCAAGGTCAATATCCACGCGATGTTCTACCTTTCCAAAGCGGCTGTTGCGCATATGAAACCAGGCAGCGCGATTATCAACACCGCCTCGATCAACGCTGACAGTCCAAGCCCGCACCTGCTTGCCTATGCCACAACAAAAGGCGCCATCCAGAACTTCACCGCTGGTCTTGCCCAAATGCTTGCCGACAAAGGTATTCGGGCAAATGCGGTGGCACCCGGGCCAATCTGGACGCCATTGATCCCATCTACCCTGCCGGAGGACGCAGTCAGGAACTTCGGAAAACAGGTTCCAATGCACCGCCCTGGGCAGCCGGCCGAACTGGCGACGACCTATGTAATGCTCGCCGATCCCCTGTCGAGCTATGTCTCAGGCGCTACAATTGCCATTACAGGTGGCAAACCGATCATCTGA